A stretch of the Coffea arabica cultivar ET-39 unplaced genomic scaffold, Coffea Arabica ET-39 HiFi ptg000054l, whole genome shotgun sequence genome encodes the following:
- the LOC140032778 gene encoding putative late blight resistance protein homolog R1A-3 gives METAVGVGVRFILQNVLQLIQDNRKLISSNDTKLDELCSDLDLLKTFMDKYGEEHYDNEVLRKLAGDFRRLAREVEDVLETHIVDKLVYTNKNIFKKAVGVFDHLNNLRNTGKDVLNLSMKMKKAEDDNRGIGIPTWTMEEIKKDNSTSEDNKAGSNQEGDRIIGFDDAADDVLELLGGKELVESKSAVEEQSKCETGQHSESKPPSTSKAELHNASKQLEVVSIHGMVGLGKTTLARKVLNDPRIEYQFFTRIFVSVSQQYDKKKVLLGILRYFDKKTRDQDVSENDLVAEVAEKLTGKYLIVMDDVWDTEVWDDIKDAFPDNSKGSRVLITTRRVSVANCAKTSSEPYPLRLMKPEEAEELLRTKVFKENKCPPEELQLLETKILDKCAGLPLAVVVTAGILKIHAKDAKWWEDVHLGVAQFVGDDQKKIGQNQKNIDDLIRRSYDNLPHMLKACFLYLGVFPEDMEIQVSKLLQLWIAETFILQYETASLERIAERCLEELVDRNLVMVGQRTLSGRIKTCRLHDTLRDFCRKTAKAEELFQVIHGMGATSSSSHRLCCINSHFLRYISDCEKQKQHGEKVRSFLSFGLDETTLDKDLCPISSVFKPFKLVRVLDILSIKLPYKRFPTKLLELVLLKFIAIYCELHTLPSRMSALTNLETLIVHTTFPTLKIEADIWEMTKLRHLHTNTTTCLPKCKKQSSGSENLQTLSTVSPESLKNEVFGRTKKLRKLGIRGNLGTLVEANGESSLFQSHCKLDSLETLKLHHDTDDGNQRQLVLPQPHKFPRTLTRLSLHNTRLHWEVHMPILGKLRYLEVLKLKDNAFVGKDWRTEEGGFHSLKVLFIGATDLECWLAKATNFPELRYLILKHCRTLIQIPPDFVHMKNLEKINLERTNAKLVSSARRIFSQRSKMLGLQKANETKPIKLIVYPPE, from the exons ATGGAAACGGCTGTTGGGGTTGGAGTGCGATTCATCTTACAAAATGTGCTGCAGTTGATCCAAGACAATCGTAAACTGATAAGCAGTAATGATACCAAACTGGACGAACTGTGCAGTGACCTGGATCTCTTGAAGACCTTCATGGACAAGTACGGTGAAGAGCACTACGATAACGAGGTCCTCAGGAAGCTGGCGGGCGACTTCAGGCGTCTTGCCCGCGAAGTTGAAGATGTCCTAGAAACGCATATTGTTGACAAGTTAGTGTACACCAACAAGAACATATTCAAGAAAGCAGTAGGGGTCTTCGATCACCTGAACAATCTGAGGAATACTGGTAAGGACGTGCTGAACCTGAGTATGAAGATGAAGAAAGCAGAGGATGACAACAGAGGGATTGGCATCCCCACCTGGACAATGGAAGAGATCAAGAAAGATAATTCAACTTCTGAAGACAATAAG GCTGGTAGCAATCAAGAGGGAGACAGAATAATTGGATTTGATGATGCAGCTGATGATGTACTGGAACTTCTCGGTGGGAAAGAACTAGTTGAAAGCAAATCTGCAGTAGAGGAGCAAAGCAAGTGTGAGACAGGGCAACATAGCGAGTCAAAGCCACCAAGCACATCTAAGGCAGAGCTACATAATGCGTCAAAGCAGCTAGAAGTTGTTTCAATTCATGGCATGGTTGGTCTAGGAAAGACTACACTTGCAAGAAAGGTCTTGAATGACCCAAGAATAGAATATCAGTTTTTCACTCGTATATTTGTCAGTGTTTCGCAACAATATGACAAGAAAAAAGTGCTTCTTGGTATACTAAGATACTTTGACAAGAAAACTAGAGATCAAGATGTATCCGAGAATGATTTAGTTGCCGAGGTCGCAGAGAAATTGACAGGTAAGTATTTGATTGTCATGGATGATGTTTGGGACACAGAAGTATGGGATGATATCAAGGATGCATTTCCAGACAACAGCAAGGGTAGTAGGGTGTTAATAACTACTAGACGTGTGTCTGTGGCCAATTGTGCTAAAACAAGTAGTGAACCCTATCCATTGAGACTGATGAAACCAGAAGAGGCTGAAGAGTTATTGAGGACAAAGGTtttcaaggaaaacaaatgccCACCAGAGGAACTGCAATTGcttgaaacaaaaattctggATAAATGTGCTGGGCTACCACTAGCAGTCGTGGTAACAGCAGGTATTCTTAAGATTCATGCAAAAGATGCAAAGTGGTGGGAGGATGTGCATCTTGGTGTGGCTCAGTTTGTTGGTGATGACCAGAAAAAAATTGGTCAAAACCAAAAGAATATCGATGATTTAATAAGGAGGAGTTATGATAACTTGCCTCATATGCTCAAAGCATGTTTTCTATACCTTGGTGTCTTCCCTGAAGATATGGAGATTCAAGTGTCAAAACTGTTGCAACTATGGATTGCTGAAACATTCATTCTGCAATATGAGACAGCAAGCCTGGAGAGAATAGCAGAACGATGTTTAGAGGAATTGGTTGACAGGAATTTAGTGATGGTGGGACAGAGAACTTTAAGTGGTCGGATTAAGACGTGTCGGCTCCATGACACGCTGCGTGACTTCTGCAGGAAGACAGCCAAAGCAGAAGAACTTTTCCAAGTAATTCATGGTATGGGTGCCACTTCATCTTCCAGTCATCGCCTTTGCTGCATTAACTCTCACTTCTTGCGGTATATTTCGGATTGTGAAAAACAGAAACAGCATGGTGAGAAAGTCCGATCTTTCTTGAGCTTTGGCCTGGATGAAACTACATTGGACAAAGATCTCTGCCCAATTTCAAGCGTATTTAAGCCCTTCAAACTAGTCCGAGTGTTGGATATTTTATCCATCAAGCTTCCCTATAAACGTTTTCCCACCAAATTACTTGAACTTGTTCTTCTAAAGTTTATTGCCATCTATTGCGAACTGCACACCCTTCCAAGTAGAATGTCTGCCTTGACCAACTTGGAAACACTTATCGTTCACACAACATTCCCCACCCTAAAAATAGAAGCGGACATTTGGGAGATGACAAAGCTAAGGCATCTGCATACTAATACCACAACATGCTTGCCTAAGTGTAAGAAGCAATCCTCTGGCAGCGAAAACCTACAGACTTTGTCTACTGTTTCACCTGAAAGTCTTAAGAATGAAGTGTTTGGAAGGACTAAGAAACTCAGGAAGCTTGGTATACGCGGGAATTTAGGCACTCTTGTGGAGGCCAATGGTGAGTCTAGTTTGTTTCAGAGTCATTGCAAGCTAGACTCCCTTGAAACTCTGAAGTTACATCATGATACTGATGATGGAAACCAGAGGCAGCTTGTCCTTCCTCAACcacacaaatttccaagaactCTAACAAGGTTGAGTCTGCATAACACAAGGCTACATTGGGAAGTTCATATGCCTATACTTGGAAAGCTTCGGTATCTTGAGGTTCTCAAGTTGAAGGACAATGCTTTTGTGGGGAAGGATTGGCGCACAGAAGAAGGAGGTTTTCATTCTCTAAAAGTTTTGTTCATTGGAGCTACAGATTTAGAGTGTTGGTTGGCTAAAGCCACTAATTTCCCAGAACTCAGATACCTTATCCTCAAGCACTGCAGAACACTTATACAGATCCCACCTGACTTTGTCCACATGAAGAACCTGGAGAAGATTAACCTGGAACGTACGAATGCTAAGCTAGTTTCATCTGCCAGGAGAATTTTTTCACAACGATCAAAAATGCTTGGACTGCAAAAGGCTAacgaaactaaaccgattaagcTCATTGTTTATCCTCCAGAATAG